One window of the Sphaerochaeta associata genome contains the following:
- a CDS encoding haloacid dehalogenase-like hydrolase, producing MSKRACITFDFDGTLYPIAPYDSEQRLIRKVASTKGTLFKQRAKRLILQDQKGTLIGDAFHKRYADLVRTANAGMIDEVARDISLFLSTEDIHALASLGNIADLAVLTCGTENLVESFLQQIGLKQHFFLIRGKRLVWDEAGRARMVVDINEPQAKAKALEQLRRDYPTILAVGDGPTDIPMLKAADLGLVINWNQSQRAYPFETHTSLADVCSRLASYLASA from the coding sequence ATGAGCAAGAGAGCATGCATAACCTTTGATTTTGATGGAACACTCTACCCCATTGCCCCATACGACAGCGAACAGCGCTTGATACGAAAGGTCGCCTCCACCAAAGGAACGCTTTTCAAACAGAGGGCCAAACGCCTCATCCTGCAAGACCAGAAAGGGACTTTGATCGGTGATGCATTCCACAAGCGATATGCCGATTTGGTACGAACGGCAAATGCAGGTATGATCGACGAGGTTGCCCGTGACATTTCCTTGTTTCTCTCTACTGAAGACATCCATGCATTGGCTTCCCTTGGTAATATTGCAGACCTTGCCGTATTGACCTGTGGTACGGAGAACCTCGTCGAGTCTTTTCTGCAGCAGATCGGACTGAAACAGCACTTCTTTCTCATTCGTGGCAAGCGCTTGGTTTGGGATGAGGCAGGAAGAGCCCGTATGGTTGTCGATATCAACGAGCCGCAGGCAAAGGCAAAGGCCTTGGAGCAGCTGAGGCGTGACTACCCTACAATTCTGGCGGTCGGCGATGGGCCTACCGACATTCCCATGCTGAAGGCCGCTGACCTGGGCTTGGTCATCAACTGGAACCAGTCGCAGAGAGCCTACCCATTTGAGACGCACACCAGTCTTGCCGATGTTTGCTCCCGCCTGGCATCCTACCTTGCAAGCGCTTGA
- the hflC gene encoding protease modulator HflC — translation MKAKTNRKLITTLVVVVVFLVVFILLGPFYILYEGQQAVITRFGAIVNAEQESGLKFKMPLIDNVIIYPKKILSWDGAAQRIPTKENQFIWVDTTARWRISDPAKYYETVNTVNNGISRLNDILDSSIRTIISENYLNEAVRNTNQINSIKVEEQTQNLEVESNEDAETLRNLTVTQSRQETILIGRDGLSTRMFNQAKQFTDGFGIELIDIVVRQIRYSDDLTESVYQRMIKERNQIAEAYRSYGRGQLAQWQGKTESEQRQILSAAYATSEKTKGIADARAAEIYAKAYEADPEFFELWRTLESYRKTIPALNKILSTDMQYFDMLYGKEFI, via the coding sequence ATGAAGGCGAAAACCAATAGGAAACTCATTACCACCTTGGTGGTTGTAGTCGTATTCTTGGTGGTATTCATCCTGCTCGGACCTTTCTACATCCTGTACGAAGGGCAACAGGCGGTGATCACCCGCTTCGGAGCGATTGTCAATGCAGAACAAGAGTCCGGCCTGAAGTTCAAGATGCCGCTCATCGACAACGTAATCATCTACCCGAAAAAGATCCTCAGCTGGGATGGTGCGGCACAGCGCATCCCCACCAAGGAGAATCAGTTCATCTGGGTCGATACCACCGCTCGTTGGAGAATCTCCGATCCTGCCAAGTACTATGAAACGGTCAACACCGTAAACAATGGTATTTCCAGGCTCAACGACATCCTGGACTCCTCGATCCGCACCATCATCAGCGAGAACTATCTCAATGAGGCCGTTCGGAACACCAACCAGATCAACTCAATAAAAGTTGAGGAGCAGACTCAAAACCTGGAAGTGGAGAGCAATGAGGATGCCGAAACGCTGAGAAACCTGACAGTCACCCAGTCCAGGCAGGAGACCATCCTCATTGGTCGTGATGGACTGTCGACCAGAATGTTCAACCAAGCCAAGCAGTTCACTGATGGATTCGGCATCGAATTGATTGATATCGTGGTCCGTCAGATCCGCTACAGCGATGATCTGACTGAAAGCGTGTACCAGAGGATGATCAAGGAACGAAACCAGATTGCCGAAGCTTACCGCTCCTACGGACGAGGCCAGCTCGCCCAGTGGCAAGGCAAGACCGAGAGCGAACAGCGTCAGATCCTCTCCGCCGCCTATGCGACCAGTGAGAAGACCAAGGGTATCGCCGATGCCCGTGCAGCAGAGATTTATGCCAAGGCGTATGAAGCAGATCCGGAGTTCTTCGAACTGTGGAGAACCTTGGAGTCCTATCGAAAGACCATTCCGGCTTTGAACAAGATTCTGAGCACGGATATGCAGTATTTCGATATGCTCTATGGAAAAGAGTTCATCTAG
- the hflK gene encoding FtsH protease activity modulator HflK — translation MDTMQQPPRPARKVNNISPKLVIWIIVAIVLVMLVLSSFFVVDQTEQAVVLRLGKYNRTVGPGLQTKIPLGIEASYNVPTQVVQTMTFGYRQNNSTSPLFGNTDYTNESLMLTGDLNIIDVQWIVQYKIEDPVKWMFNVESRETTIRDISQSVMNKLVGDLPILAVMTSQRTRIEVEAQDNMQKLFDAFGLGVRVVTVKLQNIVPPVGQVQDAFEDVNKAIQDMNRLINEGKQNYNRIIPSARGEANQIIQVAEGYASERVNQATGDVARFNSVREVYEKSKNITRTRLYIEAMESIINPTSEGSVTLVDKNLANFLPIQMLEGGTK, via the coding sequence ATGGATACCATGCAGCAACCACCGAGGCCTGCGCGAAAAGTGAACAATATCAGTCCGAAGCTTGTAATCTGGATTATTGTCGCAATCGTGCTTGTCATGTTGGTTCTCAGCAGTTTCTTTGTCGTCGACCAGACTGAACAGGCAGTCGTGCTTCGCCTCGGCAAGTACAACCGCACCGTAGGCCCTGGCCTTCAGACCAAGATTCCCCTGGGAATCGAGGCTAGTTACAATGTACCCACACAGGTCGTCCAAACCATGACCTTCGGGTATCGCCAGAACAACAGCACCTCACCATTGTTCGGCAACACCGACTACACGAATGAGTCGCTGATGCTAACCGGGGACTTGAATATCATCGATGTGCAGTGGATCGTCCAATACAAGATCGAGGATCCTGTGAAATGGATGTTCAACGTTGAATCGAGGGAGACCACCATTCGTGACATCAGTCAGAGCGTCATGAATAAATTGGTCGGAGACCTTCCCATCCTTGCAGTCATGACCAGTCAAAGAACCCGCATCGAGGTCGAGGCCCAGGACAATATGCAAAAACTGTTCGACGCATTCGGTTTGGGCGTGAGGGTGGTCACCGTCAAGCTGCAAAACATCGTACCCCCGGTCGGTCAGGTGCAGGATGCCTTCGAGGATGTCAACAAGGCCATCCAGGACATGAACCGTCTGATCAACGAAGGGAAGCAGAACTACAACAGAATCATCCCCTCGGCCCGTGGTGAAGCAAACCAGATCATCCAGGTCGCCGAAGGCTATGCAAGCGAGCGTGTCAACCAGGCAACCGGCGACGTAGCCCGCTTCAACAGCGTGCGGGAAGTCTACGAGAAGAGCAAGAACATTACACGAACCCGCCTCTATATTGAAGCCATGGAGTCGATCATCAACCCGACCAGCGAAGGTTCGGTGACCTTGGTTGACAAGAACCTGGCAAACTTCCTTCCGATACAAATGCTTGAAGGAGGTACGAAATGA
- the metG gene encoding methionine--tRNA ligase, translated as MKKRLVTSALPYVNNIPHLGNLTQVLSADVFARFCRSKGYETLYICGTDEYGTATETRALKEGLSPRELCDRYHAIHRDIYAWFNIAFDYFGRTSTEMQTAIVQDIFTKVDAAGYISEHELEQLYCPSCQRFLADRFVEGTCPHCHSEGARGDQCDSCQTLLDPVELINPRCGVCGTRPVPKKTKHLYIDLPKALPLLEQWMEQASKEGFWANNAIQVTKSWIRDGLKERCITRDLKWGIPVPKPGYEDKVFYVWFDAPIGYVSISANATKDWKKWWQEPKNTELFQFIGKDNIPFHTVIFPSCQLASGEDWTMLHHMSSTEYLNYEGGKFSKSLGIGIFGNDVQDTGIPADVWRFYMFYNRPEKSDVTFTWTDFQEKVNGELIGNLSNLVNRTLTFVKRFYPEDASLLDACIDEELWKQVLEKEAEIDALLERAEERDGLRQILALSSVGNKAFQDGEPWKLKNTDPEKAKSLLKTLMYLIRDLGIMVEPYMPTTSARILAFLGSENARWTDLGKTEGIEHLNQPELLFSKLEDVTIDSLRTRFSGSQEERKLKEQTIKMEKEMEHTEDQVGLAEQFAKRVILKVGKITTVEKHPQGDKLYILTLDMKEEESRTIVSSIVPYYTAEQLQDQHIVVVSNLKPANFRGVKSYGMLLAASDPKAEEHTTCEVLFAPQFEVGTMLTPEGYEAPVEALPYVKADHFFSMPIVTEGGVVKIDGKPVGRDGVYLTSKQYLDGPVG; from the coding sequence ATGAAAAAGAGACTTGTAACCAGTGCACTCCCCTATGTAAATAATATTCCGCATCTGGGTAATTTGACCCAAGTGCTCTCAGCCGATGTTTTTGCCCGTTTCTGCCGCTCCAAAGGGTATGAGACCCTCTACATCTGTGGTACTGATGAATACGGTACGGCTACCGAGACCCGCGCCTTGAAAGAAGGGCTGAGCCCCCGGGAACTTTGTGACCGCTATCATGCGATTCATCGGGATATTTATGCCTGGTTCAATATTGCTTTTGATTACTTCGGCAGAACCAGCACGGAAATGCAGACGGCGATAGTGCAGGACATTTTTACCAAAGTCGACGCAGCCGGGTATATCAGCGAGCATGAGCTTGAGCAGCTCTACTGTCCTTCGTGCCAGCGTTTTCTTGCTGACCGTTTTGTCGAAGGCACCTGTCCCCACTGCCATTCAGAAGGTGCAAGAGGGGATCAGTGCGACAGCTGTCAGACCCTCCTTGATCCTGTTGAGCTGATCAACCCCCGCTGCGGGGTGTGCGGCACCAGGCCCGTTCCGAAGAAAACCAAGCATCTGTACATCGACCTTCCCAAGGCTCTGCCTTTGCTTGAACAGTGGATGGAGCAGGCGAGCAAAGAGGGTTTCTGGGCAAACAACGCCATTCAGGTGACCAAATCCTGGATTCGCGACGGTTTGAAGGAGCGCTGCATCACCCGCGACTTGAAATGGGGCATTCCGGTACCCAAGCCCGGCTATGAGGACAAGGTCTTCTATGTCTGGTTCGATGCCCCGATCGGCTACGTTTCCATAAGTGCCAACGCGACCAAGGATTGGAAAAAATGGTGGCAGGAACCCAAGAACACCGAGCTGTTCCAGTTCATCGGAAAAGACAATATTCCCTTCCACACCGTGATTTTCCCCTCATGCCAGTTGGCCAGCGGCGAGGACTGGACGATGCTGCATCATATGAGCAGCACCGAGTACCTGAACTATGAGGGGGGAAAGTTCAGCAAGAGCCTCGGCATCGGTATTTTCGGCAACGATGTACAGGACACCGGCATCCCGGCCGATGTCTGGCGCTTCTATATGTTTTACAACCGTCCGGAAAAAAGCGATGTCACTTTTACCTGGACCGATTTTCAGGAGAAGGTGAATGGAGAGCTGATCGGCAATCTTTCAAACCTCGTGAACCGCACACTCACCTTTGTGAAGCGCTTCTATCCCGAGGACGCCTCGTTGCTCGATGCTTGTATCGATGAAGAACTTTGGAAACAAGTCTTGGAAAAGGAAGCGGAAATCGACGCCCTTCTCGAGCGTGCTGAGGAACGGGATGGCCTTCGCCAGATTCTCGCCCTCTCTTCCGTAGGAAATAAAGCATTCCAGGACGGGGAGCCTTGGAAGCTCAAGAACACCGATCCCGAGAAAGCGAAGAGCCTGCTCAAGACGCTGATGTATCTCATCAGGGATCTGGGTATTATGGTTGAACCGTACATGCCCACCACAAGCGCTCGGATTCTCGCTTTCCTGGGTTCTGAAAATGCCCGTTGGACGGATTTGGGGAAGACGGAAGGCATCGAGCATCTCAATCAACCTGAATTGCTGTTCTCCAAGCTGGAGGATGTAACCATCGACAGCCTGAGGACTCGTTTCAGCGGTTCTCAGGAAGAGCGTAAACTCAAGGAACAAACCATCAAGATGGAGAAGGAAATGGAACATACAGAAGACCAGGTCGGCCTGGCAGAGCAGTTTGCAAAGAGAGTCATTCTCAAGGTTGGAAAGATTACTACCGTTGAAAAGCACCCTCAGGGTGATAAGTTGTACATCCTCACCCTCGATATGAAGGAAGAGGAGAGCAGGACCATCGTCAGCTCGATTGTTCCCTACTATACAGCCGAACAGTTGCAGGATCAGCACATTGTGGTGGTGAGCAACCTGAAGCCGGCAAATTTCCGTGGCGTTAAGAGTTATGGAATGTTGCTTGCCGCAAGTGATCCGAAAGCCGAGGAGCATACCACCTGTGAGGTGTTGTTTGCACCACAGTTCGAAGTGGGCACCATGCTCACTCCCGAAGGGTATGAAGCCCCGGTAGAAGCCCTTCCCTATGTGAAGGCGGATCATTTCTTCTCCATGCCCATCGTAACTGAAGGGGGAGTGGTGAAGATCGACGGCAAGCCGGTCGGCAGGGATGGGGTGTATCTTACCTCCAAGCAGTATCTGGATGGTCCGGTGGGTTGA
- a CDS encoding lipid II:glycine glycyltransferase FemX yields the protein MMVVRSIDYKKFVCTGSVMQSSYWAAVKHGTGWKPYAFEVEDDQRRFSVLVLVKQVLPLWQLAYIPFGPPLSSQVGEFLRQLAKELRKKLPSSVFALRYDLPFDEVNDQNVMVINAPRFRTCKESVQPEGTVRIDLHWGYHAVTLGYRDRAKRALRKASQTFEAGLWSGDDASFKRWYEIYLETAKRDGFSPRSAKYLKALLTLDGKVAGDVECKLLLATEKRKIVGGIIVLFSKTEAVYLYGASMRFDSLSCSHVLQDYAIRMACEKGCAIYDLYGISGPKGRGSHLAGLEVFKLSFGGQAYYRSPSTDYVYSFIPWKIYAITEYIRYRLKRRIKPQEGVQPNS from the coding sequence ATGATGGTTGTCCGGTCGATTGATTACAAAAAATTCGTATGTACCGGATCGGTGATGCAAAGCAGCTACTGGGCTGCAGTCAAGCATGGGACCGGCTGGAAACCGTATGCCTTTGAAGTCGAGGATGACCAAAGGCGTTTTTCCGTATTGGTGCTCGTCAAGCAGGTCCTCCCGTTGTGGCAGCTTGCCTATATACCGTTCGGTCCCCCTCTCTCCTCCCAGGTGGGTGAGTTCCTCAGGCAACTGGCGAAAGAGCTGCGTAAAAAGCTTCCGTCCTCTGTCTTCGCCCTGCGATACGATCTTCCTTTCGATGAAGTCAATGATCAAAATGTAATGGTTATCAACGCCCCCCGCTTCAGAACCTGCAAGGAGAGCGTGCAACCTGAAGGTACCGTGAGAATCGACTTGCACTGGGGCTATCATGCGGTGACACTTGGCTACCGTGACAGGGCTAAACGTGCACTTCGCAAAGCAAGCCAAACTTTTGAAGCGGGCCTTTGGAGCGGTGATGACGCTTCGTTCAAGCGATGGTATGAGATTTATCTGGAAACCGCAAAGCGTGATGGTTTCTCCCCGCGCTCGGCTAAATATTTGAAAGCCCTTTTGACTCTCGACGGCAAGGTTGCCGGCGATGTGGAGTGTAAACTGCTGCTGGCCACGGAAAAACGCAAGATTGTCGGGGGGATCATTGTTCTATTCTCCAAAACCGAGGCTGTATACCTTTATGGTGCTTCCATGCGCTTCGATTCACTTTCCTGTTCCCATGTGTTGCAGGACTATGCAATCAGGATGGCTTGTGAGAAAGGGTGTGCCATCTACGACTTGTACGGGATCTCGGGACCGAAAGGAAGGGGGAGTCACTTGGCGGGGCTGGAGGTATTCAAACTCTCATTCGGCGGGCAGGCGTACTACCGCAGTCCTTCGACCGACTACGTCTATTCCTTCATTCCGTGGAAAATCTATGCGATTACCGAGTACATTCGATATCGATTGAAACGAAGAATCAAGCCTCAAGAAGGAGTCCAACCAAATTCTTGA
- a CDS encoding Mur ligase family protein has product MKVLIFGLGMHGGGYAAASYFLDHGDEVRITDLKGACDLGSEMESLTLRGALCISGTHRSEDFLWADIVVKNPAIPPNHPMLSHARMVVNDFAWLFSSPWCEQVKIIGITGTKGKTTTSAAVAHVLTHLGYEAMQCGNMGISAFTVLKEWERRHEQGRRLPDYLVVEFSSWQIRDSVQSLHGQLPIMEVCALTNFYPDHLNSYQSIEQYLEDKLELFTPSIHTAVVPDVMMKRIQKQTKLDRRHIRGIDRSCPKELEQQPHLQSAYAILLALGLKYKSILKALESFQGVPHRIEQVGTLGSILFVNDSAATIPEAVHFSYAKFRSMAVHLICGGTDKNLKADAMLEEVRHASSISLLDGSFTQNKLLPLLKANSISYMGPFKSMGDALQASFDAAQAKQQDLPDLPQAILLSPGSASFELFANEFDRGNQFKNLVGLLLEA; this is encoded by the coding sequence ATGAAGGTTCTCATCTTCGGATTGGGGATGCACGGTGGAGGCTATGCGGCTGCGTCCTATTTTCTCGACCATGGCGATGAAGTGAGGATAACCGATCTCAAGGGTGCGTGTGACTTGGGCTCCGAGATGGAATCCCTTACACTTCGAGGTGCCTTGTGTATATCGGGAACACACCGAAGCGAAGATTTTCTGTGGGCCGACATCGTCGTCAAGAATCCCGCTATTCCCCCCAATCATCCAATGCTCTCCCATGCCCGCATGGTGGTCAACGACTTCGCCTGGCTCTTCTCCTCCCCTTGGTGCGAGCAAGTGAAAATCATCGGTATAACGGGAACAAAGGGGAAAACCACCACCAGCGCTGCGGTTGCACACGTATTAACCCACCTCGGATATGAAGCGATGCAGTGCGGCAACATGGGCATCAGCGCCTTCACCGTTCTCAAGGAGTGGGAACGGAGGCATGAGCAAGGACGAAGGCTCCCCGACTATTTGGTGGTTGAATTCTCCTCCTGGCAGATCAGGGATTCAGTTCAATCCCTGCATGGGCAACTGCCGATAATGGAGGTATGCGCCCTCACGAATTTTTATCCCGACCACCTCAACTCCTACCAGTCCATCGAGCAGTATCTCGAGGACAAACTGGAGTTGTTCACCCCAAGCATACATACCGCCGTTGTACCCGACGTCATGATGAAAAGAATTCAGAAACAGACAAAACTCGACCGCCGGCACATCAGGGGTATCGACCGTTCCTGCCCGAAGGAGCTGGAGCAACAACCGCACCTGCAGAGCGCCTATGCAATCCTGTTGGCCTTGGGACTCAAATACAAGAGCATCCTCAAGGCGCTGGAAAGTTTTCAGGGTGTGCCTCACCGTATCGAGCAGGTGGGAACACTCGGTTCCATCCTGTTCGTCAATGACAGTGCCGCAACCATCCCCGAGGCTGTCCATTTCTCCTATGCGAAATTCCGGTCCATGGCTGTACACTTGATTTGCGGGGGGACCGACAAGAACCTGAAAGCCGATGCCATGCTGGAGGAAGTGAGACATGCGAGCAGCATCTCGTTGTTGGACGGTAGTTTCACTCAGAACAAGCTGTTGCCGCTGCTTAAGGCGAATTCCATTTCATACATGGGGCCCTTCAAGTCCATGGGTGATGCCTTGCAGGCAAGTTTCGACGCAGCCCAGGCGAAACAACAAGACCTTCCGGATCTTCCACAGGCCATCCTGCTCTCACCGGGAAGCGCATCGTTTGAACTTTTTGCCAATGAATTCGACCGAGGCAATCAATTCAAGAATTTGGTTGGACTCCTTCTTGAGGCTTGA
- the rpsF gene encoding 30S ribosomal protein S6, translated as MRNYEFTVIFNANEENTTAGLEYVTSTFATAGVEITKQEDMGVKYLAYDIKKQEKGHYVYFELKADPSNILEFERGFLLNANILKYLFVNTEK; from the coding sequence ATGAGAAATTATGAGTTCACCGTTATCTTCAATGCAAATGAAGAAAACACAACCGCTGGCCTGGAGTATGTGACCAGCACCTTCGCAACTGCCGGGGTAGAGATTACCAAGCAGGAAGACATGGGCGTCAAGTATCTGGCCTATGACATTAAGAAACAGGAAAAAGGGCACTATGTCTACTTCGAACTGAAGGCAGATCCGAGCAACATCCTCGAATTCGAACGGGGATTTCTCTTGAACGCCAACATTTTGAAGTATCTGTTTGTAAACACTGAGAAATAA
- a CDS encoding single-stranded DNA-binding protein → MANDLNVVALVGRLTRESELRYSNGGMAICRFSIAVNRRKRTADNRWEDEANFFDCTMFGKSAESINQYLEKGRQVSIIGELRQSRWEQDGQSRSRVEIAVNSLQLLSSPASTDGRNERSYGEQPVARNQGSYNPRPSARPEQVPVMDMSGPEQFDDDQIPF, encoded by the coding sequence ATGGCAAATGACTTGAATGTAGTCGCGTTGGTGGGTCGGCTTACGAGGGAGAGCGAACTTCGTTATTCCAATGGAGGCATGGCCATCTGTCGTTTTTCCATTGCTGTCAACCGTAGAAAGAGGACGGCTGATAATCGATGGGAGGATGAGGCCAACTTTTTTGACTGCACGATGTTTGGTAAGAGCGCTGAGTCCATCAACCAGTATTTGGAGAAGGGCAGGCAGGTCTCCATCATCGGAGAACTGAGGCAGAGTCGCTGGGAACAGGACGGACAAAGCCGAAGCAGGGTTGAGATTGCCGTTAATTCTTTACAGCTCCTTTCAAGTCCCGCTTCTACCGATGGTAGAAACGAGAGAAGCTACGGCGAACAGCCTGTAGCGAGAAATCAGGGGTCGTACAACCCTCGTCCAAGTGCAAGGCCGGAACAGGTTCCTGTTATGGATATGTCCGGTCCCGAGCAGTTTGACGACGACCAGATCCCATTCTAA
- the rpsR gene encoding 30S ribosomal protein S18, translated as MRDDDNDSMMNDMDGKGGRDRRMGGRKPAFRKKVCKFCTQNLTPDYKNPEMLRRYITERGKILPARITGCCAKHQRAVTNEIKKARVLAYLPFEKK; from the coding sequence ATGCGTGATGACGATAATGATTCCATGATGAATGATATGGATGGAAAGGGTGGAAGAGACAGACGGATGGGGGGCCGCAAGCCTGCTTTCCGTAAGAAGGTTTGCAAATTCTGCACCCAAAACCTTACTCCCGACTACAAGAATCCTGAGATGCTCCGGCGCTATATCACCGAGCGTGGAAAGATTCTTCCTGCCCGCATCACTGGTTGCTGTGCAAAGCACCAGAGAGCAGTTACCAACGAGATCAAGAAGGCCCGCGTACTCGCGTACCTTCCGTTTGAGAAGAAGTAA
- a CDS encoding DUF115 domain-containing protein, with protein sequence MNQKNREAVKYLLIAVGVSFVLSRLMVGNFLFTIPLMVLAPKFSDRKGELLPVILVGALILLTELIRSRNALSSEEGRILLVIGLFIPSVLLVASAVWIASVNQRTVYRYLASCLFGVVASFAVVIWFSKPTEPLMRVNSVMYETFRLILGQASGTTDSVLPMAEDAIKGVYHMSVLMIGAVLAPLCMALVGFASFLAMSYQARFDGGFSVRVSKWKVPDHLIWIFLGSWTVVLLLILAKAGYLARALSLQVALGSAVLYAVQGMAIVTHFMLRKGIAVNTGRLVTTTFLLAFLIPGVNLLVVFVLPLLGVTETWIVYRRNE encoded by the coding sequence ATGAACCAGAAGAATCGTGAAGCAGTAAAGTACTTGTTGATTGCAGTGGGTGTTAGTTTTGTGCTCTCCCGCTTGATGGTCGGCAATTTTCTCTTCACCATTCCCTTGATGGTTCTTGCCCCAAAGTTTTCCGATCGTAAAGGAGAACTGCTTCCTGTCATATTGGTAGGTGCATTGATTCTGCTTACCGAGTTGATTCGCTCGAGGAATGCCTTGAGCAGTGAGGAAGGAAGAATTCTGCTTGTGATTGGATTGTTCATCCCCTCTGTGTTGCTGGTTGCTTCTGCGGTATGGATCGCATCGGTTAATCAACGGACAGTGTACCGCTATCTGGCCTCATGCCTCTTTGGGGTGGTTGCCTCTTTTGCGGTGGTTATCTGGTTTTCAAAGCCGACCGAGCCGTTGATGCGGGTGAACTCAGTAATGTATGAGACATTCCGCCTTATTCTCGGACAGGCTTCCGGTACGACGGATTCAGTCCTTCCGATGGCCGAGGATGCCATCAAGGGAGTGTATCATATGTCGGTATTGATGATAGGAGCTGTACTTGCTCCGCTGTGTATGGCATTGGTGGGATTTGCCAGTTTTCTGGCGATGAGCTACCAGGCACGGTTTGATGGCGGCTTCTCCGTCCGGGTTTCGAAATGGAAGGTCCCCGATCACTTGATTTGGATTTTCCTGGGCTCCTGGACAGTGGTATTGCTGCTGATTCTTGCCAAGGCAGGGTATTTGGCAAGGGCTTTGTCCCTGCAGGTTGCCCTGGGCAGTGCCGTGTTGTATGCTGTGCAAGGTATGGCCATCGTAACACATTTCATGTTGCGAAAAGGCATCGCCGTCAATACTGGAAGGTTGGTTACCACCACGTTCCTGCTGGCTTTTTTGATTCCCGGGGTGAACCTGCTGGTTGTCTTTGTACTGCCTTTGTTGGGTGTTACGGAGACTTGGATTGTGTATAGACGTAATGAGTAA
- the rplI gene encoding 50S ribosomal protein L9, translating to MKIILNQDVVNLGEEGDVVVVKDGYARNYLLPTGMAVMFNKTNQAIFASRTAAIEKRKIEKRSASASMREKLNKVVLTMVVSAGESGKLFGSVTSSMVQDALAKQGIEVERKKIEVPTHAIKMVGNYSVRVRLYEDESAEVKLVVESEASVKARQAAEAKAAAEAAKAAAKAEAEAAKAAAQEAQAEANE from the coding sequence ATGAAAATCATTCTCAATCAGGATGTCGTCAACCTCGGTGAAGAGGGAGACGTTGTAGTTGTAAAGGACGGGTATGCCCGTAACTATCTGCTTCCTACCGGCATGGCTGTGATGTTCAATAAGACCAATCAAGCCATTTTTGCTTCCCGTACCGCTGCCATCGAGAAGCGTAAGATCGAGAAGCGCAGTGCCAGTGCAAGCATGAGGGAGAAACTGAACAAGGTTGTCCTCACCATGGTTGTGTCTGCTGGTGAAAGCGGCAAGCTTTTCGGTTCGGTCACCTCCTCCATGGTTCAGGATGCCCTTGCAAAGCAGGGTATCGAGGTCGAGCGCAAGAAAATCGAGGTTCCCACCCATGCAATCAAGATGGTCGGCAATTACTCGGTTCGCGTACGCCTCTATGAGGACGAGAGTGCCGAGGTGAAGTTGGTCGTCGAGAGCGAGGCTTCAGTGAAGGCTCGTCAGGCTGCCGAGGCCAAGGCTGCCGCCGAAGCTGCAAAAGCCGCCGCCAAGGCTGAAGCTGAAGCTGCCAAGGCTGCTGCCCAAGAGGCACAGGCCGAAGCCAACGAGTAA